cctgAATCCTTGTtagtgataaattttataaaataattttcactaTTGTGATCATtatgaaattcattatttgtggggaaaaaaaaagttttagcatttagtaaatataattaataaaaattaataatctaattgtcACTTGGCTGATTTCCTCTTTTCACTCTTTAGTGAGGTATATTTGAGGACAACTGAGTATTAGTTTTGGGtggcaattttaattctatacaGATCTATTTCGACAATTTCattctacaattttaaaattttaacatattgAGGATAAAAATAGTAGAATTTATTAAAGTGGTggaaaaaaagagtaaattaagTTCTTCACGTATACTTTTCTGgctattttagcaaatttctgttatttttatctccaatatatgaaaattttagaattatagaataaaattatcaaaataaatttatataaaaataaaattaacaatctCATACTTGGAggagtaaaattacaaattttatggtatatatgcatgcatatatccgggaataattaaataactaagaaaataaacatcaaaTTCTGATTGCGTCGCCGTCTGAAACAAACAGTAATTAACGCAAGactataaaaacaaatttacacAATCAAATGGTGTTGAATTACAATGGCAAACGTCCACTAATCCAATGAAGAAAGCAATTAAAGGTGAGAAATTAACGACAAGCTGATTAATCATGAAACGGAACTGAGAACTCGACATCCTCTCATGCCCACTTTTGAGTTCTTGAAACATTAATCTAGCTACAAACCTGCACAAAAAAGGTACGCATAATTAGCGTTATAATCacccaaaaagataaaaaaatatagtttttgacTGTAACTAATATTTTCGACTCGTTTGAACAAACAACGGCTAATTATAACCGTTATGTGAACGTtgtgaattaatatttaccgtggattttaacttttaatagTGTTAAAGAATATGCTCATAACTTGGTTCCCTATACATTGAGAAAGAGCGAACAAAAGGTAGTACTCAACTGGAGTCTAGAGAGAGCATGTGAAGCCAGGAGGTGGGGTTTTCCCACAGGTCACAAGGAGCTGAAGAGCAATAGGCACATAGATTTTGAGATTGAGAGCTTTGATCTTAAGAGTAGTGCACAAGCAAACTGCAGCTTCAACCTCCGCAAGCCCTGAAATTACTGGGCAGCACTTATTAACAGCAGGGTCTCCCAACCCAATGTGCACTAGCCCACCAAGAAGATCCACACATGCACCAAGCTTGAGTGTGTCAATGGGGCAGGTTTCTTTACCCGGCGGCGGTGGGCAGGCTTTTCCCTTGGGTGGGTTAAGCACTGGAGGGACAGTCACCGGTGGCAAAGGCAAATTAGGCACTGTAACTGGTGGCACAGGCAACTTAGGAACCGTTACTGGTGGCACCGGCAATTTAGGGACCGTAACTGGTGGCACCGGCAGCTTAGGCACTGTTACTGGTGGCACTGGCAGCTTAGGCACTGTTACTGGTGGCACTGGCAGCTTAGGCACTGTTACTGGTGGCACTGGCAGTTTAGGCACAGTCACTGGCGGCACAGGCAATTTAGGGTCTACTACTACTGGTGGGACAGGCAATTTAGGCACCGTTACCGGTGGCACGGGCAATTTAGGCACTGTTACTGGTGGGACGGGCAACTTAGGCACGGTTACTGGTGGGACGGGCAATTTAGGGACTGTGACTGGTGGCACAGGCAATTTAGGCACCGTAACTGGGGGGAGAGGCAGTTTAGGGACTGTGACAGGAGGGACAGTGGTGGGGGGCTTAACGGCAATCAGGGTCGACAGTGGGAGTGGCGGAGGCAATGGAGAGCATGGAAATGAGGAAGAGGGCTAAAATCTTGGAGGACTCCATATTGGTATAATTCCCTCCTGGAACACAATGTGATGGGTACAGTATACTTAGGAGGAGAGTGAGTTGTGTTATATAGGGAGAGTGTGTTTGCAAGAATACAAAAGAACCCTAGAACCGATGCATGTGAACAGAGAGGCAACTGCCAAAATATGCTAGTTGTCAACTACCATGCAAATTCCATCCTCTTAtcatctttttccttttttaccctcaatttatatatatttactgttgctaacttctttctttttattaaaacacaaaaaaatcgTTTGCatgtaattaaacatatatggTATAGGAACTTAATTAAGtatattgatttgattttatagttatgaattttttgagaCGAAGAATTTTGCTTCAGAGCTATAAGTACTggaaaattaaactaaataaatatcatcCCACGTTAAATGTATATTTCAAGATTTTGGCTGAACGCGTTCATGCAATGTAACTTATGTATGTAAggaaaattcttaattaaatttgatctaattgaatttaaataattaatcatacagTAAGTGCAATGCACTTGTCTTGTCACTTTCCTATAACATCTAAACACcaatcatatatatgataactgtattatttcttgtgtaattgatttaaatctGGTCATATTCgatttgagttagaattttcttgTATCGAAAGTATATATGTCTATATTGTAAATTAAGCTTGGGTGCATTCGATAAACTGCTTTATATAGAtccataaaatattaatggactaaaatgcCTTTTacttatacttattttttcaacaaataattattttttaattaataatcatattaatatttttctattcacGTTCAAAGTTAGCTTATTTTAGCATATTTgtgatcaattatttatattttttttcttatatctcaattaattaaataaatacaataaaattaaattatgcacaCAAATTGATTGCTGTATAATTAATCTCTTTGGTCGTGACTTAACTTCCCATCGTAGatggaagaaaaaattgcacttttggtTCTATAAGACATGGGGTGTTGCGCGCACTTTGGTCCCATACTTTgcatgttaatatttttttcaataaaatttaaaaaatattacaaatatgatCCTAAAGCCTAATAAATTCAATCTCATAGGATTACAACATGGAATCACATCCACAAcgttttttaaacttataagatcagaaatattaatatcataaagTACGAGATTAAAAGTGCAATACGGTCGATGCTATGAAACTACAAGTGCAATTTCTGGGGGATGGAAATAGTGATTGAGTTCTTAACCATGGTTAGCGGATGAGTGAAATATAACCCTGGATTGGTGAGATCCAAACTATTAGGCACTGGTGAATCATCTTGAACCATTACGTACGTCATGAGCATCCCCACCTCTCCTGCTTCCTCATGAGGGTGTGATTGGAAAATACCGAAATACCCCTGACCTCGTTTTAATGTCTAATTTGATCATCACGGCCACGGGGTTTCCATATCCCTGTTTGGTGACTattctgtgtatatatatttttttgttaataattcagataataataatgtctacaaaataatagaaattattaaaataatgaaatttattattttgataaaataaatattcttctCACTAAGcatataaaattagtgaaaatattaaatttgtcactcaattttttatatcactaatcttgtattttttttggtgtggggtgatacttaatttttttttaataattttatttttttgtaacacGTGTTCGCATTTCATATTGGCATGAAACTAATCCTGATCAGCGAACGAGTTAAACCTCACCtataatataagtataattcTAAAGTTTCGAACCCTACtcatgaataaaaattcattttataatcTAATTTGCTTATCACCAAATCAACAATTTGCCTTAATTGTTCTCTACTGTGGGTTCTGTGCATTTTCTGATTAGTAATAAGGGTAATCGTATAGATCCTCCAATCGTATAGAAAGCCTTGGTCTTGACTTTCAagttatctatattatatattaagggaAATCGctttttgttgtcttttttttttcttttcccatttcttcaatacttaatttactttttgtttatttataaatttaattttccacTATCatgtatttagtttttaatattttttcatgcaCTTTTTTGTCACCATGCtttttataattctaatataactTGCTATgtatactttattaaataaaaaatattttattttaaataatattaaagaattatgcACACACGTCGAGTATGCCACAAGTTACTAGTTATTTGCTAATAATTggcaattttattattttaaagatttcATATCTTGAGGACAAAAATGACGGGAATTGTGACCATCTAAATCAGGTGTACTCTTCCAGCTATATTAGTACATTTCTACTATTTTTGTccataatatacaaaatttttaaaattatcgaacaaattttttatcagtACTATTATTCGAATTTCAGGAAACAATAATTATGCTCTagcatataaataaaagggtaaattacatcaatattttctaagatttgatataattacaaatactctctcgttgttataaaaattatcaataccccctTGATTTTTAACGATCGTTTAACAATTAGCCTATTCAATTAGTTTcagttaggttttcatccatttttttggtgaactgaccaaaatacccttgtggactaaggattataattttatttttttaattttcttattcactgagtggataatttttttttaataatttttcaatttttttcatccgCTCAGCGTCcgattttttttaccaaattttatttctttgaaaaagtaaaaaatacaataagggtATAATTGACAGTTTCATACTTCTATCcaagtattatataattttatcaaatatcagggagcatttgtaatttttcaaacaataaaggatattcataattatgcaaaagttCAGAAAAgttcaatgtaatttatcctaaataaaatCCGATCAACAGTAAGCATTCAATTTACAAAGATATAATAGTGTAaatatagttaaatatatattttgcccACTCCACGGACGCACCCCTAGCTATCAGAATGTACGTactgatcaaatttaattaatattttcaacaacttataTTGAAAAAGAGTTATATCAAATGTTTATAATATCTgttaattacatcaaattaacAATATGGCATACATGTTTGGTTTGTGTTTATAGGTACATGTAAAGTGacacaattttctttttatttttcttaacatATTCAACCGATACATGAAGTACAATAACTCtcgattcaatcaatatatcaatatatttataaataaattacgatAATTCACACAATGTAAACGAAATACCCACACTTTAATTTGATGAGACCcaaattcattatttcaaaattgttCATGAAACCTTAATTAATTCAACCACTAAACTAATACATTGTCGTTTAAAGTGAGACAAATTGAGGGTAGCATATTATCATCTTATGTAAAAATCAAACTGTAAGAAGAAATCGTCATTCATGCATCCCTTAGTTGCTATAATTGTCTATAACATACTGATATTAAAAGAAACCCTTCTTCAATCTTATATGTTTTAAGATAAAAAGAGTGTCATTTTGGAGAATTTTGTATTGATTAAAGGAATTACGACTTGAATGTATCACAGGAGTCTCCCTTTTGTCCCGACACCCCAAATTACCTATCTTTTGCACAAACATATTAAATCAAGTACATATAGGTACCATGTGATGTTCGAACTTTCTTCTGACTGGACTGTGTCAATGGGTCGCAGGATAGAGTAATGACGCGTAGCTATGCTCTTTTGCAGTCCAGCTCTCCCCCATGTTTATGATGAATGCACTGATATGGAATGCACGAGGTATTGGAATTAAAGTTAAACTTTTTCGAGGTTTGTGTAGAGAACATAACTTTAATTTGACCCCCGGGTGCAGTGGATGATAGGTTGATATGTCTTCGCATTGGTTTTTCTGAGGTCATTAagaattgtaataaaaaaaatttggctTTTGATTAAGGATTCAGTTCAGGTGGAGGTACTGCAAGATGAGATGAtgagcaatttttatttactcggGTGGAAGTCTCTGGTATACCAGACCCTTTGTAGAATTGTATATGGTAAATGTGATAAAGTTGCACCATATGGGCACATATGTGAGAGGCGGCTCAACAAGGGGTACCCTGGATGATGGGGGggattttaatttgatcatcTCCGTTTCTGAGTGGTCAAGTGGTGTGTATCTGACACATCACTCCATTGAAGAGTTCATTGAGGTTATCTTTGACAACGGCTTGGTTGACGTTGGATTCCAAGGTAGCCCTTTCACGTGGACGGATCACCGCATCTGGCACCGTCTTGATAGGATTTTGTTATCAACTGAATGGATTGACCTTTGGCCTAAGACATCCGTGAAGCATCTCCCGAGAGCTCTGTCAGACCACTGCCCTTTGTTGGTTCATGTTCAATCTAGTGTGTCCACCTCTCCCTCTTCTTTTAGATTTCGGAATATGTGGTGTAGGCACCCTAAATTATGAGAATTGTGGAGGAATGCGGCATTGCTGTTGCAGCAAATGGTATGCTCAATTGAAGAAGTTATTCCGTCTTAAGCAGCGTCTGTACCACTGGAATAAGGAGGTCTTCGGTGATATATTCTAGCATCTCAAGGAGACAGAGGCTAAGTAGCACAAGCGGAAAGATGTTACTACTTTGACCCTACTGAGGACAACTTGATAGAGATGAGTCGGGTCACGGCCCTTCTACAGCATGCTCTGTCGGTGGAGGAGGATTTTTGGAAGCAAAAATTGGCATGCAAGTGGGCCACAGATGGGGAACGAAATATGCAGTACTTCCATTCTTTAGTCAAGAAGAAGCGTGCTCGTATAGTGATCTCGTCTATATGGCATGACGGCAAATGATCTTGGATGCCATTATTAAGGAGTTTGCGGTGGCCTTTTTTCAAAACCTGTTGACGGTTGAATCGCGAGATATGCATGTGTTGAAGCTTGATGATGTGCCTCAGTTAATACTGCCAGGGCTAACAATGGAAGAGGTTCAGAGTGTAGTCTTTGAGATGGATAGGAGCAGTGTGGCGGGGCCAGATGGCTTCAATGCTGTGTTCTATCAGCGATGCTTGAGAAAATCAAGCATGATGTCTTTGGAGCTGTCAAGGATTTTTTTTGCGACATTGCAAAGAGTTTTACAACTACGTCTATTGTGCTTATTCAAAAGGTCAAATCTCCCTCCTGGAGCGTATTTCGCCCCATTAGCCTTAGTAATgtgacaaataaaattttgacaaagtTGCTTAACAATCGTCTTAAGCTGTGGTTGCCCTCATTGGTGTCATTGAATCAAAGTAGGTTTGTCCCAACTTGGCTCATTGGcgataatattttgttggcaCAGGAGATTATGCACTCAATTAGCTCTGGTAAGAATGAATGGAATGCCGCCTTTAAGCTTAACATGGCTAAGGCTGCAAGCGATACTTGGCCGCCTTGGTTTTTCACCTATGTGGCTTCAGTTAGTAGCCAATTGTACCCAGAACTGTTGGTTTTCTGTCATGGTGAATGGCGCTTTAAGTGGTTTTTTCAAGTTCTCGTGGGGTCTTCTTCAAGGTGACCTGCTTTCTCCAACACTATTTGTTTCGACATCTGAATTCATGTCACATAGGTTGAATAACCTCTTTACCAGGGATTGATCTTGGGTGTTTTCTGGAAGTTATGGCATTTCACACTTAGCTTTATGCTGATGGcgtcttaatttttaataatgctGAGAAACGCAGCCGTACCATGCTTGTGGAGTTTCTTCATGATTTTGCTGCTAGGTCGGGTTAAAGTATTAATGTGTCTAAAAGTTCTTTGTTGATAGCTCCTAAGGCCTGGACCTTTGTCGCTCGTAATGTGAAGTAAGTCACTGGTTTTCTATATAAAccttttttattcatatatttggGAGTACCAATCTATGGAGGTCGAAAGAAGCCGAAGTTTTTTGAACCTTTGATTGAGGCTATGAGCTCAAAGGTGGCaggatggaaaaaaatatcctTTCATTTGGTGGTCGGCATCAACTTATCCAGTCGGTCCTTCTTTCAATGCCTATCCAATATTATATGTGCTGAAACCACCTAAGCATGTGATTAGTGCGTTTAGAACGATTACTAAATAAGTTCTTTTGAGGGTCATAAAGCTCGGAAAGACGGGTACACTGGGTAGCATGGGAGCATTTGTGTTTTCGGTGGCATAGAGCGACCTCGGTTTTCGATGTCTTTCAGATGTGATTGCAGCCTTCTCACAGAAATTGTGGTGTTTTAGGACTTCTAACCTATTCTGGGTTGACTTCCtctggaaaaaaatattgtaagcATTCTGGTCCGGCttccataaatatttttcacgaTTGGCTCAGCACAATGGCATTGGATGATATTGGTGAGAAGGGTCACTGAAGGATACACTCATTGGAGCCTCGGCGCGGGTGGATCACGTTTTTGACATGATGATTGGACAGGTGAAGGGTCGTTAGCAGAGCTCGCTTGGCCAAATTTCTCTCACCATTAGCATGTCAATTACTACTGGAGGGACGGTAACTGGGATAAGGCCAAACTATAGCGGGTGTTGCCTCTAATTGTAGTGGAGTTAGTCACTCGGATTCCGATAGAGAGATTGGGAGCGGATAGACCTTGGTGGAAGGGTGATTCCATGGGTATCTTTTCTATGAAATCAACATGGAACTTGGTTAGAGAAGCTGCCCCACAACGACATCTGTTAGCAGACCTTTGGCATCACTCTATTCGGCCTTCTATTACAATTTTCTATTGGCGCCTATTGTATAACTTCATACTAGTAGATGAGCGCATGAAAGAGAAGGGGGTTCATATTGTTTCACCCATAAGGCATGACAGTATTTTGCGACTGCTTAACGTTGTTATCCCAAATACGATGCATGTGCACCATATGTTACAATCCTAGAGGCTCTTATCCCCGTACATGGCTCAGGGCCATGCTTGGTTCATTGTCCCAGTGGTGTTATTGTGGGCAGTCTGGTTGCTCTCAAACGAGGTAAAGTACTCCAATGCTTCATTCTTCGGTACAATGATTATATAGTGGATTATGTATTATCTAGCGGTGTTATATCAAGCACATGTTTTTCAGGCTGAACATTGGCGAGGAGACCTTGATGTGGCAAGATGGTTTGGGTTCATTTCAATCAAACATGCTCCTAAGAGGCTGAAGAAATTGTTTAAGttctaatttcttaaatttataattacctAGTTGATACTTGAGCTACCTATTTCTCAAAGCCCAAAGGCAAAGTTCAGCCGAGTGGGACCCAATTCGCTCAGCACTAGCATTATGAAGCACTACTAGGCCAACCAATACTAGCAGGTTGAAACATTACTAGCACAATCAGCTTAGCTTCTGTCGACTTTCTGGAGAGGTAGCATCCAAGCTAGGCTGAAATACGACAAACC
The window above is part of the Sesamum indicum cultivar Zhongzhi No. 13 linkage group LG7, S_indicum_v1.0, whole genome shotgun sequence genome. Proteins encoded here:
- the LOC105166507 gene encoding 36.4 kDa proline-rich protein-like; the encoded protein is MVQDDSPVPNSLDLTNPGLYFTHPLTMPSSSFPCSPLPPPLPLSTLIAVKPPTTVPPVTVPKLPLPPVTVPKLPVPPVTVPKLPVPPVTVPKLPVPPVTVPKLPVPPVTVPKLPVPPVVVDPKLPVPPVTVPKLPVPPVTVPKLPVPPVTVPKLPVPPVTVPKLPVPPVTVPKLPVPPVTVPKLPVPPVTVPNLPLPPVTVPPVLNPPKGKACPPPPGKETCPIDTLKLGACVDLLGGLVHIGLGDPAVNKCCPVISGLAEVEAAVCLCTTLKIKALNLKIYVPIALQLLVTCGKTPPPGFTCSL